A section of the Arcobacter roscoffensis genome encodes:
- a CDS encoding WG repeat-containing protein, whose protein sequence is MKKTFYIIPLVLLIFTACSNKEYTTAVTVKDKDGLINNKGELLVKPVYEKVYFLDNMTSNRYEHPNYVNFHWLHLNEKKFAVVKNIDGKYGIVDRQGNLKLKVVYDSIGNFFNAYAKIEFNGKYGLIDEEFNIVLKPIYDGVRDVIDSSIIVKNYEKNEKVQYGCINSKDMSLVLPLDYDMIFLSSEDRMRVQKDNKWGFIDTKCKLITKIKYDKVGDFSNSVAKVQKDKLWTYINKDGKELNSIIFENADNF, encoded by the coding sequence ATGAAAAAAACATTTTATATAATACCTTTAGTTCTTTTAATATTTACAGCTTGTAGTAACAAAGAGTATACAACAGCTGTAACAGTAAAAGATAAAGATGGTCTTATAAATAACAAAGGAGAACTTCTTGTAAAGCCTGTTTATGAAAAAGTATATTTTTTAGATAATATGACTTCAAATAGATATGAACATCCTAATTATGTTAATTTCCATTGGCTTCATTTAAATGAAAAAAAGTTTGCTGTTGTTAAAAACATTGATGGAAAATATGGAATTGTTGATAGACAAGGAAACTTGAAGTTAAAAGTAGTCTATGACTCTATTGGAAATTTTTTTAATGCTTATGCTAAAATCGAATTTAATGGTAAATATGGTCTTATAGATGAAGAGTTTAACATAGTTTTAAAACCTATATATGATGGTGTTAGAGATGTAATTGATAGTTCAATAATTGTAAAAAATTATGAAAAAAACGAAAAAGTTCAATATGGATGTATAAATAGTAAAGATATGTCTTTAGTTTTACCTTTAGATTATGATATGATTTTTTTATCTAGCGAAGATAGAATGAGAGTTCAAAAAGATAATAAGTGGGGTTTTATAGATACTAAATGTAAACTAATTACTAAAATAAAATATGATAAAGTTGGAGATTTTTCTAATTCTGTAGCTAAAGTTCAAAAAGATAAACTCTGGACATATATAAATAAAGATGGTAAAGAATTAAATAGTATTATATTTGAAAACGCAGATAACTTTTAG
- a CDS encoding diguanylate cyclase, which translates to MMPTVEEIAIKKVVLIDRNSTLEEAIKKMADANIRNIVVSDTVEEKHKYFMLTIDHLIDYKLGSIDQNISLKELDLPKAKVVQKDLSILNVLNEVDITDRYMIILDKNEILGILSYSDIINNIDPKILIKKQTIAKLILQYKAVTTYENTTTLHTIELMRDNHSDSVIIINNEQYPIGIYTTKDFINLVHKNSDLKLPIKEYMSQPVYTLNENATISDALDFIQDKHFKRIVVTDDENKLVGILTQKELLRIVYNKWIDFIKEEGNKISKINEELLSKTSKLEEKASYDFLTKIYNRQKFDSYLEYEIKKTNRYDNQVLSIMLLDIDYFKNVNDTYGHLIGDKVLKEVAKILTVCSRDCDIVARWGGEEFVLMLPQTNIEQAMFVAQKLRATVEKHKFEEIGNITCSIGVSQFHKGEEKEVLFKRVDEALYKAKSNGRNRVEIEYINELFEQEN; encoded by the coding sequence ATGATGCCTACAGTTGAAGAAATTGCTATAAAAAAAGTTGTCTTAATTGACAGAAACTCTACATTAGAAGAAGCCATAAAAAAAATGGCTGATGCTAATATAAGAAATATAGTAGTTTCTGACACTGTAGAAGAAAAACATAAATATTTTATGCTTACAATTGATCATCTAATTGATTATAAATTAGGTTCAATAGACCAAAACATTTCACTAAAAGAGCTTGATTTACCAAAAGCGAAAGTGGTACAAAAAGACTTAAGCATTCTAAATGTTTTAAATGAAGTTGATATTACAGATAGATATATGATTATTTTAGATAAAAATGAAATACTTGGTATTCTTTCATATAGTGATATAATCAATAATATTGACCCAAAAATTCTAATAAAAAAGCAAACAATTGCAAAACTTATCTTGCAGTATAAAGCTGTAACAACTTATGAAAACACTACAACTTTACACACAATTGAGCTTATGAGAGATAATCATAGTGATTCTGTGATTATCATAAATAATGAGCAATATCCTATTGGAATATATACAACAAAAGATTTTATAAATCTTGTTCATAAAAACTCTGATTTAAAGCTTCCCATAAAAGAGTATATGAGTCAACCTGTTTATACTTTAAATGAAAATGCAACCATTTCTGATGCACTTGATTTTATACAAGATAAACACTTTAAAAGAATAGTTGTAACAGATGATGAAAACAAACTTGTAGGAATTTTAACGCAAAAAGAATTACTAAGAATTGTATATAATAAATGGATTGATTTTATAAAAGAAGAGGGAAATAAAATCTCTAAGATAAATGAAGAGTTATTATCAAAAACTTCAAAACTTGAAGAAAAAGCCTCTTATGATTTTCTTACAAAAATTTATAATAGACAAAAATTTGATTCTTATTTAGAGTATGAAATAAAAAAAACAAATAGATATGATAATCAAGTTTTATCTATTATGTTACTTGATATAGACTACTTTAAAAATGTAAATGATACTTACGGTCATCTAATAGGAGATAAAGTACTAAAAGAAGTAGCTAAAATACTTACTGTTTGTTCAAGAGACTGTGATATTGTTGCTAGATGGGGTGGTGAAGAGTTTGTACTTATGCTTCCTCAAACAAATATAGAACAAGCTATGTTCGTAGCCCAAAAGCTTCGTGCAACTGTGGAAAAACATAAATTTGAAGAAATTGGTAATATTACTTGCTCTATTGGAGTTAGTCAATTTCACAAAGGTGAAGAAAAAGAAGTTTTATTCAAAAGAGTAGATGAAGCACTTTATAAAGCAAAATCAAATGGAAGAAATAGAGTTGAGATAGAGTATATAAATGAACTTTTTGAGCAAGAAAACTAG
- the trpS gene encoding tryptophan--tRNA ligase — protein sequence MRILSGIQPSGTIHIGNYFGMIKKMIESQNDGELFAFIASYHALTSVKDKELLEQNTFEAAVNFLALGMDPEKSTFWVQHHVKEVLELYWLLSNHTSMGLLERAHSYKDKTAKGIQANHGLFSYPVLMAADILLYDSNIVPVGKDQIQHVEMTRDIANSFNHAYKQELFVMPESKVDEIVATVPGTDGAKMSKSYGNTIDMFNTKKKIKKQVMGIVTDSKELDEVKNHENCNIYKLCELFMNEDELKELQVRYATPGEGYGHFKLTLLDKINEHFEPYVQKREHLLANPKEVHEILAFGASKASKIASEKMRILRDAVGLI from the coding sequence TTGAGAATTTTATCAGGAATTCAACCATCAGGAACAATTCATATAGGTAACTATTTTGGAATGATTAAGAAGATGATTGAATCTCAAAACGATGGAGAATTATTTGCGTTTATTGCATCTTACCATGCATTAACATCAGTAAAGGATAAAGAGCTTTTAGAGCAAAACACTTTTGAAGCTGCAGTTAACTTTTTAGCACTAGGAATGGACCCAGAGAAATCTACATTTTGGGTACAACACCATGTAAAAGAAGTACTAGAACTTTACTGGCTACTTTCAAATCATACATCTATGGGACTTTTAGAGAGAGCCCATTCTTATAAAGACAAAACAGCAAAAGGTATTCAAGCTAACCATGGATTATTTTCATATCCAGTTTTAATGGCAGCTGATATTTTACTTTATGATTCAAATATAGTTCCAGTTGGAAAAGACCAGATCCAACACGTTGAAATGACAAGAGATATTGCAAACTCTTTTAATCACGCATATAAACAAGAACTATTTGTAATGCCAGAATCAAAAGTAGATGAAATTGTAGCTACAGTTCCAGGAACTGATGGGGCTAAAATGTCTAAATCATACGGTAATACTATTGATATGTTCAATACAAAAAAGAAAATCAAAAAACAAGTTATGGGAATAGTAACTGATTCAAAAGAGCTTGATGAAGTAAAGAATCACGAGAACTGTAATATTTATAAGCTTTGTGAACTATTTATGAATGAAGATGAATTAAAAGAGTTACAAGTTAGATATGCAACACCAGGTGAAGGTTATGGTCACTTTAAACTAACACTACTTGATAAAATCAATGAACACTTTGAACCATATGTTCAAAAAAGAGAACATTTACTTGCAAATCCAAAAGAAGTTCATGAAATCTTAGCTTTTGGAGCTTCAAAAGCTTCTAAAATCGCTAGTGAAAAAATGAGAATTTTAAGAGACGCAGTTGGATTAATATAA